The following coding sequences lie in one Thermodesulfobacteriota bacterium genomic window:
- a CDS encoding hydrogenase iron-sulfur subunit: protein MSDWEPKIVAFLCNWCSYAAADLAGVGRMQYPPNIRVIRIPCTGSMNPKFALAALREGADGVWVSGUHPGECHYLEGNYYARRKFALFQNLMEHMGVEPGRIQFSWVSSAESTKFVQVVNEVIEAVRVLGPNNHFITKEAKAA from the coding sequence ATGTCCGATTGGGAACCTAAGATTGTCGCATTTTTATGCAACTGGTGCAGTTACGCTGCTGCAGATCTCGCCGGTGTGGGCAGAATGCAATATCCACCGAATATCAGGGTCATCCGCATTCCCTGTACGGGAAGCATGAATCCCAAGTTTGCCCTGGCTGCCCTGCGAGAAGGTGCGGACGGAGTCTGGGTATCCGGGTGACATCCCGGAGAATGCCATTACCTGGAAGGTAATTACTACGCGCGACGAAAATTTGCACTTTTTCAAAACCTTATGGAACATATGGGAGTTGAACCGGGCCGTATTCAGTTTTCATGGGTCTCTTCCGCTGAATCGACCAAATTTGTGCAGGTGGTAAACGAGGTCATCGAAGCGGTGAGGGTCCTTGGACCGAACAATCATTTTATAACCAAAGAGGCTAAGGCAGCTTAA
- a CDS encoding 4Fe-4S dicluster domain-containing protein, with protein MLNYIDKIREISKGLLENQTVDIIIGFKKGTMPMMNEPCVIKSPKDVDELVWDSNCGINLANYLTDRKEKIGIIAKGCDSRNIVTHIIENKIKREQLVIIGVPCRGMIDKNKITSMFEGEIKQVTEQNGNVIVKGSGFEESLKKNDVLQQNCSLCIHRNPVIYDELVADLVEEQKDLDRYEDVRKIEALSPKEKWNYFNDLLSACIRCYACRNACPLCYCPTCFVDESRPQWVGKSDDSIDTRTFHFLRAYHCAGRCTDCGACERACPVGINMRMFTRKLEKDCFEQYGWEAGMSLDERPPLDTFRPEDPNDFIK; from the coding sequence ATGTTAAATTATATTGATAAAATAAGGGAAATATCAAAAGGGCTCTTGGAAAACCAAACAGTCGATATAATCATCGGTTTTAAAAAAGGAACCATGCCGATGATGAATGAACCCTGTGTGATAAAAAGTCCGAAAGATGTGGACGAGCTCGTATGGGACAGCAACTGCGGAATCAATCTGGCAAACTACTTAACCGACAGAAAGGAAAAAATAGGTATTATTGCCAAAGGGTGTGACAGCCGAAATATCGTTACCCATATCATTGAGAACAAGATAAAAAGAGAGCAGCTTGTGATCATAGGTGTACCTTGCAGGGGAATGATTGACAAAAACAAAATAACCTCCATGTTTGAGGGGGAAATCAAACAGGTCACCGAGCAGAACGGAAATGTCATCGTAAAGGGTAGTGGCTTTGAAGAAAGCTTGAAAAAGAATGATGTGCTTCAACAAAACTGCTCGCTTTGTATTCATAGAAACCCGGTTATTTATGATGAACTTGTTGCAGATCTGGTTGAAGAACAAAAGGACTTGGATCGATACGAGGATGTGCGAAAAATAGAAGCTTTGTCTCCTAAAGAAAAATGGAATTATTTTAACGATCTTCTTTCAGCCTGTATCCGGTGCTATGCATGCCGAAATGCGTGCCCGCTATGCTACTGCCCCACCTGCTTCGTGGACGAGTCACGGCCTCAGTGGGTGGGCAAAAGCGACGATTCAATAGACACACGGACCTTTCATTTTTTAAGGGCATACCATTGTGCCGGCAGATGCACGGACTGTGGTGCCTGTGAACGTGCATGTCCGGTGGGGATAAACATGCGAATGTTCACCAGAAAGCTTGAAAAGGATTGTTTTGAGCAGTATGGATGGGAAGCGGGTATGTCTCTTGATGAACGACCGCCACTGGATACATTCAGACCTGAAGATCCCAATGATTTTATAAAATAG
- a CDS encoding 4Fe-4S dicluster domain-containing protein has product MKVIKIDKKDWTAGLEKSKSAYRLIAPVKQKTKPFAEFKELDKGQKPDLTTLNTVISPKSIAFPQSEVMFEYNTDEKSEDCNLLKRPAKDYSPCAVIGIRPYDAAAFLLVQKNFDTPDYRDPYWCDAYEACTFVGLAINDPDHSDFSTSTKSGPFDESGLDVLLVDMTDHFLAKVITEKGDDYLKAAGWTEKADTDAAIKQINEVKNKAEAKISSKIAFDQIEKKSIMELYEADFWEDVAFACINCGTCTYLCPTCWCFDIQDENHGKSGKRFKNWDSCMYPLFTHHSSGHNPRGTKLARVRQRFMHKLKYFLDKYEDGIMCVGCGRCVRFCPVNIDIRKVCELMNS; this is encoded by the coding sequence ATGAAAGTCATAAAAATTGACAAAAAAGATTGGACCGCTGGACTTGAAAAGTCAAAAAGTGCTTACCGTCTGATTGCTCCTGTTAAACAGAAGACTAAACCATTTGCCGAATTTAAAGAACTTGATAAAGGCCAGAAGCCGGATTTAACCACTTTAAACACGGTAATTTCACCTAAATCCATTGCGTTTCCCCAGTCTGAAGTTATGTTTGAATATAACACCGACGAAAAGAGTGAAGATTGTAACCTTTTGAAAAGGCCGGCGAAAGACTATTCTCCGTGTGCGGTCATTGGTATTCGACCTTATGATGCAGCAGCCTTTCTTCTGGTTCAAAAGAACTTTGACACACCGGATTATAGAGACCCTTATTGGTGTGACGCTTATGAAGCCTGTACATTTGTCGGCCTGGCAATAAACGATCCCGATCATTCAGACTTTAGTACCAGTACAAAATCAGGCCCCTTTGACGAAAGCGGTTTGGATGTGCTTTTGGTTGACATGACAGATCACTTCCTGGCAAAAGTGATTACGGAAAAAGGAGATGACTACCTAAAAGCAGCCGGTTGGACGGAAAAGGCGGATACTGATGCGGCGATCAAACAAATTAATGAAGTGAAAAATAAAGCGGAAGCTAAAATCTCATCAAAGATTGCCTTTGACCAGATTGAAAAAAAATCGATCATGGAGCTTTATGAAGCCGATTTTTGGGAGGATGTGGCCTTTGCCTGCATCAACTGCGGTACATGCACATATCTTTGTCCAACCTGCTGGTGTTTTGACATCCAGGATGAAAATCATGGCAAATCAGGAAAACGGTTTAAAAACTGGGACAGTTGCATGTATCCATTATTTACTCACCACAGCTCCGGACACAATCCAAGAGGTACCAAACTTGCGCGTGTCCGACAGCGATTTATGCATAAGCTAAAATATTTCTTGGACAAGTATGAAGACGGAATTATGTGTGTCGGCTGTGGTCGGTGTGTCCGTTTTTGCCCAGTAAATATTGATATTCGCAAAGTTTGTGAATTGATGAATTCCTGA